In the genome of Candidatus Reidiella endopervernicosa, one region contains:
- a CDS encoding RodZ domain-containing protein: MMSTEEGLEKDNATAGGADVGRQLQQAREAQEMSIADAASHLRLTRDVVEALEAGSCEVLPAPAFVRGYLRSYARLLSIDEERIVTAYNATCGEAPELSFHKAGAEQLLRWKRYATFAVVGIVVVLLAIVGSNMLEGEENDEVTAKVEEEPVSQLSETFQPVAMIIEQAEAAEVEPVEPIVAEKALVVEAPEVAEPEPVAPAVSEPVVVAALIESPPVVTEKVAEVIAPAPTGAVLKLSFSGDSWVVVHDASGKRRMYDMGTSKRAREINGPAPFRVFLGKADVVAVEIDGESFDHRPFIEGDLARFEVGS, encoded by the coding sequence ATGATGAGTACAGAAGAGGGGTTGGAGAAAGATAACGCGACAGCAGGTGGTGCCGATGTAGGGCGTCAGCTGCAACAGGCACGCGAAGCACAGGAGATGAGCATCGCGGATGCCGCAAGCCACCTACGACTTACGCGTGATGTGGTCGAGGCGCTTGAAGCGGGTAGCTGTGAGGTGTTGCCTGCACCGGCCTTTGTTCGAGGTTATCTACGCAGTTACGCACGACTGCTGTCGATCGACGAGGAGCGGATTGTAACGGCCTATAACGCCACCTGTGGCGAGGCGCCCGAGCTCTCGTTTCACAAGGCGGGTGCGGAGCAGCTACTGCGCTGGAAAAGATATGCGACCTTCGCGGTAGTCGGTATCGTGGTGGTGTTACTGGCAATAGTCGGTAGCAACATGCTTGAGGGTGAAGAGAACGATGAGGTGACGGCAAAGGTTGAAGAGGAGCCTGTGTCGCAGCTTAGCGAGACCTTTCAACCGGTGGCGATGATCATTGAACAGGCTGAGGCGGCTGAGGTTGAGCCTGTCGAACCGATAGTCGCTGAGAAAGCCCTGGTTGTTGAGGCTCCTGAAGTTGCTGAACCAGAGCCAGTCGCCCCGGCCGTTAGTGAGCCTGTGGTTGTAGCCGCATTGATTGAGAGTCCACCGGTTGTTACCGAAAAGGTGGCAGAGGTGATTGCGCCAGCGCCTACAGGGGCAGTGCTCAAGCTCAGCTTCAGCGGAGATAGCTGGGTGGTTGTGCATGATGCCTCCGGCAAGCGACGCATGTATGACATGGGCACCTCGAAACGTGCAAGAGAGATTAACGGCCCGGCACCGTTCAGGGTTTTCCTTGGAAAGGCCGACGTGGTTGCAGTAGAGATTGATGGGGAGTCATTTGATCACCGCCCCTTTATTGAAGGTGATCTGGCACGTTTTGAAGTGGGCAGTTAA
- the pilW gene encoding type IV pilus biogenesis/stability protein PilW has product MSRVAVVLVMVSALLVGCASDSSKSEAPEQGRDQQVAQLNLQLGINYMRSGDNGQAMEKLQRSLAHDQSNAVTHSTIALLYSRLRDNPKAEHHYQRSIALNPDDAMTRANFGSFLCSRGSYRKAVEQYQRAWSNPANRQPEVAYASAGICLSSSGDKVRAEQYLRKALEINKRYPLALMQMAELTFKSKKYLSARAYLQRLGAPAQLGERALYIGFHAENSLGDKEMARRYRGELFKRYPGSEEARKLQGEDDEYRRGVGER; this is encoded by the coding sequence ATGAGCAGAGTCGCAGTGGTTCTGGTAATGGTGAGTGCACTATTGGTTGGTTGTGCTTCTGATTCAAGCAAGAGCGAGGCGCCGGAGCAGGGGCGTGACCAGCAGGTTGCACAGCTCAATCTGCAGCTTGGTATTAACTACATGCGCAGTGGTGACAATGGTCAGGCAATGGAGAAACTGCAGCGCTCACTGGCACATGATCAGAGTAACGCTGTGACCCACTCGACCATCGCGCTGCTCTATAGCCGCCTGCGTGATAACCCTAAGGCAGAACACCACTATCAGCGCTCGATCGCGTTGAATCCAGATGATGCGATGACTCGTGCCAATTTCGGTAGTTTCCTCTGCAGCCGTGGGAGTTATCGTAAAGCGGTCGAGCAGTATCAGCGCGCCTGGAGCAATCCAGCCAACCGCCAACCTGAGGTTGCTTATGCCTCTGCTGGTATCTGTCTCAGCAGTAGTGGCGATAAAGTGCGAGCAGAGCAGTACCTGCGTAAGGCACTTGAGATCAATAAACGCTATCCGCTGGCGCTGATGCAGATGGCAGAGCTGACCTTCAAGAGCAAGAAATATTTGAGTGCGCGCGCTTATCTACAGCGCCTCGGTGCACCGGCACAGCTCGGTGAGCGTGCGCTCTATATCGGATTCCATGCTGAAAACAGTCTTGGCGATAAAGAAATGGCCCGCAGATACCGGGGGGAGCTCTTCAAGCGATACCCTGGGTCAGAAGAGGCCAGAAAACTGCAGGGGGAGGATGATGAGTACAGAAGAGGGGTTGGAGAAAGATAA
- the rlmN gene encoding 23S rRNA (adenine(2503)-C(2))-methyltransferase RlmN has product MNSETKINLLDFDLQGMREYFAALGEKPFRATQVMKWIYHFGITDFDEMSNLSKVLRERLKVEAEVRLPEIASDHLSQDHSRKWLFRLEDGNCIETVFIPVDGRGTLCVSSQVGCSLNCSFCSTAQQGFNRNLTTGEIIGQVLAASIAIGISENRGERAITNVVLMGMGEPLLNVDNVVPAMRLMMEDNAFGLSKRRVTLSTSGLVPAMDQLSETIDVSLAVSLHATNDELRDELVPINKKYPIAELMEACRRYAVGAPHGKITMEYVMIDGVNDSEAEARELAKLLKDVPSKVNLIPFNPFPGSDYRSSSDRTVRRFQEILIDAGHITVTRRTRGDDIDAACGQLAGRVQDRTRRTQKLKLERSA; this is encoded by the coding sequence TTGAACAGCGAAACCAAAATTAACCTCCTCGACTTCGACCTTCAGGGTATGAGGGAGTACTTCGCCGCGCTAGGTGAGAAGCCTTTTCGTGCTACCCAGGTGATGAAGTGGATCTACCACTTCGGTATCACCGACTTCGATGAGATGAGCAACCTGAGTAAGGTGCTGCGTGAGCGACTTAAGGTGGAGGCCGAAGTGCGTCTGCCAGAGATCGCCTCCGACCATCTCTCTCAGGATCACTCTCGCAAATGGCTGTTCCGTCTCGAAGATGGAAACTGCATCGAAACCGTCTTTATTCCCGTGGATGGGCGTGGAACCCTGTGTGTCTCCTCTCAGGTCGGGTGTAGCCTCAACTGCAGCTTCTGCTCCACGGCGCAGCAGGGTTTTAACCGCAACCTCACCACTGGCGAGATCATCGGTCAGGTGCTCGCCGCCAGCATCGCCATCGGCATCTCGGAAAATCGCGGTGAACGCGCCATCACCAATGTGGTGTTGATGGGAATGGGTGAGCCGCTGCTTAACGTCGATAACGTCGTCCCTGCAATGCGCCTGATGATGGAAGACAATGCCTTTGGCCTCTCCAAACGTCGTGTCACCCTCAGTACTTCGGGGCTAGTGCCAGCAATGGATCAGCTGAGCGAGACCATTGATGTCAGTCTTGCCGTCTCGCTGCACGCCACCAATGATGAGCTGCGTGATGAGCTGGTACCGATCAACAAGAAGTATCCGATTGCAGAATTGATGGAAGCGTGCCGCCGTTATGCGGTTGGAGCGCCACACGGAAAGATTACGATGGAGTACGTAATGATCGATGGAGTGAATGACTCGGAGGCAGAGGCGCGTGAGCTGGCAAAGTTGCTCAAGGATGTCCCCTCCAAGGTTAATCTGATTCCCTTCAACCCCTTTCCAGGTAGTGACTACCGTAGCTCTTCAGATCGGACGGTAAGACGTTTCCAGGAGATCCTGATCGATGCCGGTCACATTACCGTGACACGCAGAACCCGCGGTGACGATATCGATGCCGCCTGTGGACAGCTGGCGGGTCGGGTGCAGGATCGTACCCGCCGTACGCAGAAGCTGAAGCTGGAGCGTTCGGCATGA
- the iscX gene encoding Fe-S cluster assembly protein IscX: MSLKWLDVLEIAIQLDEKHPDVDPKTVRFVDLHNWVVDLEEFDDDHDHGGEKVLEAIQMTWIEERD; the protein is encoded by the coding sequence ATGAGTCTGAAATGGCTGGATGTTCTGGAGATCGCGATTCAACTTGATGAGAAGCATCCCGATGTCGATCCGAAGACGGTCCGTTTTGTCGACCTGCATAACTGGGTTGTTGATCTCGAAGAGTTCGATGACGATCACGATCACGGTGGTGAGAAGGTACTCGAAGCGATCCAGATGACATGGATAGAAGAGCGAGATTGA
- the fdx gene encoding ISC system 2Fe-2S type ferredoxin, protein MPQLMFLPHEELCPDGAAFEAESGITICDAALANGIDIEHACEKSCACTTCHVHIREGGDLNEATDDEDDLLDKAWGLDPDSRLSCQTVIGSEDLVIEIPKYTINMVSETH, encoded by the coding sequence ATGCCGCAACTGATGTTTTTACCCCATGAAGAGCTCTGCCCCGATGGTGCTGCCTTTGAAGCGGAATCGGGCATTACGATCTGTGATGCGGCACTTGCTAATGGCATTGATATCGAGCACGCCTGTGAAAAGTCATGCGCCTGCACCACCTGTCACGTCCATATTCGCGAAGGTGGTGATCTCAATGAGGCGACCGATGATGAGGATGACCTGCTCGATAAGGCGTGGGGACTCGATCCTGACTCGCGCCTCAGCTGTCAGACGGTGATTGGTAGTGAAGATCTGGTCATCGAAATTCCCAAATACACCATCAACATGGTCTCAGAGACACACTAA
- the hscA gene encoding Fe-S protein assembly chaperone HscA translates to MALLQIAEPGESTAPHQHRLAVGIDLGTTNSLVASVRSGEAVTLTDEQDHAILPSVVRYLGEGEIVVGETARAAASTDPMNTISSIKRYLGRPLADACRHCTHLPYDFIEVDSTVPRIRTVGGDVTPVEVSAEILKQLKKRAIDSLGGDLTGVVITVPAYFDDAQRQATKDAAQIAGLNVLRLLNEPTAAAVAYGLDQSGDGVIAVYDLGGGTFDISILRLNRGVFEVLSTGGDTALGGDDLDHAIAEWIRDMAEIEVGEDRSLSRRMLNAACAAKEQLTDRDTAEIDVELKDGKHWQGTLTVELFNSLVDPLIKKTLSTCRRTVRDAGIAFDEIVEVVMVGGSTRVPRVREQVGELFGREPHVDIDPDQVVAIGAALQADVLAGNKPNDEMLLLDVIPLSLGIEMMGGLVEKIIPRNTTIPVARAQEFTTYKDGQTAMAVHVLQGERELVVDNRSLARFELRGIPPVAAGAARIRVTFQVDADGLLSVSAQEQVSGVESSVQVKPSYGLSDNEVAQMLKDSYDHASDDMEARKLREQQVEAGRVVEALQAALAKDGDQLLNSEERAVIDASLAELISLTEESSDQRKIKRSIESLEKSCSEYVERRMNSNIQKAMAGHSVDEFEAGS, encoded by the coding sequence ATGGCACTGTTGCAAATTGCAGAACCGGGCGAGTCAACGGCCCCCCACCAACACCGGTTAGCGGTAGGCATCGATCTGGGTACCACCAACTCGCTGGTGGCCTCGGTACGTAGTGGTGAGGCGGTCACCCTGACCGATGAGCAGGATCACGCCATTCTTCCTTCTGTAGTTCGCTATCTTGGCGAGGGCGAGATCGTTGTCGGTGAGACAGCGCGTGCCGCAGCCAGTACCGACCCGATGAATACCATCTCATCGATCAAACGTTATCTTGGACGGCCGCTTGCAGATGCCTGTCGTCACTGTACCCATCTTCCCTATGATTTTATTGAGGTCGATTCGACCGTACCGAGAATCCGCACCGTTGGTGGTGATGTGACACCAGTAGAGGTCTCGGCAGAAATTCTTAAACAGCTCAAAAAACGCGCCATCGATTCGCTCGGTGGTGACCTTACTGGCGTGGTGATCACTGTGCCGGCCTATTTTGATGATGCACAGCGCCAGGCGACCAAGGATGCGGCACAGATCGCCGGTTTGAATGTACTGCGTCTGCTCAATGAGCCGACTGCCGCCGCTGTTGCCTATGGACTCGACCAGAGTGGTGATGGCGTTATTGCCGTCTACGATCTGGGTGGCGGAACCTTCGATATTTCGATACTACGTCTCAATCGAGGTGTCTTTGAGGTGCTCTCAACCGGTGGCGATACCGCACTCGGTGGTGACGATCTCGATCATGCGATTGCCGAGTGGATTCGCGATATGGCGGAGATTGAGGTAGGTGAAGATCGTTCACTCTCACGTCGTATGCTCAATGCTGCCTGTGCCGCCAAGGAGCAGCTAACCGACCGGGATACGGCTGAGATTGATGTCGAGCTGAAGGATGGTAAACATTGGCAGGGTACGCTCACCGTCGAACTATTTAATTCACTGGTTGATCCACTGATTAAGAAAACCCTCAGCACCTGCCGTAGAACGGTGCGTGATGCCGGTATCGCCTTTGATGAGATCGTCGAGGTGGTGATGGTCGGTGGTTCGACCCGTGTGCCGCGTGTACGCGAGCAGGTGGGAGAGTTGTTTGGCCGCGAACCGCATGTCGACATCGATCCCGATCAGGTAGTCGCCATCGGTGCGGCGCTGCAGGCTGATGTGCTGGCTGGTAACAAACCCAACGATGAGATGTTGCTGCTCGACGTCATTCCACTCTCGCTCGGTATTGAGATGATGGGTGGGCTGGTCGAGAAGATTATTCCTCGTAACACCACCATCCCTGTAGCCCGTGCTCAGGAGTTCACCACCTACAAAGATGGTCAGACGGCAATGGCAGTGCATGTACTACAGGGTGAACGCGAACTGGTGGTCGACAACCGTTCGTTGGCCCGTTTTGAGCTGCGCGGTATCCCACCTGTGGCAGCCGGTGCGGCACGCATTCGCGTTACCTTCCAGGTAGATGCCGATGGACTACTGAGTGTCTCGGCACAGGAGCAGGTCAGTGGGGTTGAGTCGAGCGTGCAGGTCAAACCCTCCTATGGCCTGAGCGATAACGAAGTCGCGCAGATGTTGAAAGACTCCTACGATCACGCCAGTGACGATATGGAGGCGCGTAAACTACGTGAGCAGCAGGTCGAGGCGGGCCGTGTGGTTGAGGCGCTGCAGGCTGCGCTGGCAAAGGATGGTGACCAGTTACTCAACAGCGAGGAGCGTGCCGTAATCGATGCATCTCTTGCTGAGCTGATCAGTCTGACCGAAGAGAGCAGTGACCAGCGTAAGATCAAACGTTCGATCGAGTCGCTGGAGAAGAGCTGCTCTGAGTATGTCGAGCGCCGCATGAATAGTAATATTCAGAAGGCGATGGCCGGACACAGTGTCGATGAGTTTGAAGCGGGCAGTTAG
- the hscB gene encoding Fe-S protein assembly co-chaperone HscB, with product MDLAQNYFELFGLPISFDLDSTALSARYRELQNAAHPDRFATGSDQERLLSMQQATLINEAFEALKRPMSRAEYLLGLSGVELEDESNTVMDPMFLMEQMELRERLAEVRASSDPMGEVGEILTHLNKQVAEMSSEISGRFASGGEHDLLVIRDTLRKMQFLRRLEDETGALEADLEDELY from the coding sequence ATGGATCTCGCACAAAACTACTTCGAACTCTTCGGGCTACCGATCAGCTTCGACCTCGATAGCACCGCACTCTCAGCCCGCTACCGCGAGCTGCAGAACGCGGCTCACCCCGACCGTTTCGCCACTGGCTCCGATCAGGAACGGCTGCTATCAATGCAGCAGGCAACACTGATCAATGAGGCCTTTGAGGCGCTCAAACGCCCAATGAGTCGCGCAGAATATCTCCTCGGTCTCTCTGGTGTTGAGCTGGAGGATGAGAGCAATACCGTCATGGATCCGATGTTCCTGATGGAGCAGATGGAGCTGCGTGAACGGCTCGCCGAGGTGCGCGCCAGCAGCGACCCAATGGGGGAGGTGGGCGAGATTCTGACTCACCTGAACAAGCAAGTCGCTGAGATGAGCAGTGAGATCAGTGGTCGTTTTGCCTCTGGTGGAGAGCATGATCTGCTGGTGATTCGCGACACGCTGCGCAAGATGCAGTTTCTACGTCGTCTTGAGGACGAGACTGGGGCACTCGAGGCCGATCTCGAGGATGAGCTCTACTGA
- the iscA gene encoding iron-sulfur cluster assembly protein IscA, with amino-acid sequence MGITVTEAAAERVRKFLDNRGSGEGVRLGVKTSGCSGMAYVLEFVDSIEEEDSVFEQHGIKVIIDPKSLVYLEGTELDYGKEGLNEGFQFNNPNVKDSCGCGESFTV; translated from the coding sequence ATGGGTATTACGGTGACAGAGGCCGCTGCAGAGCGGGTACGCAAATTTCTCGATAATCGCGGTTCGGGCGAAGGTGTTCGACTCGGAGTGAAGACCTCCGGCTGTTCGGGAATGGCCTACGTACTAGAGTTTGTCGATTCGATTGAGGAAGAGGATAGCGTCTTTGAGCAGCACGGTATCAAGGTCATCATCGATCCGAAGAGTCTCGTCTACCTGGAAGGAACCGAGCTTGACTACGGTAAGGAGGGGTTGAATGAAGGCTTCCAGTTCAACAATCCCAATGTCAAAGACAGCTGCGGCTGTGGTGAGAGCTTTACCGTCTAA
- the iscU gene encoding Fe-S cluster assembly scaffold IscU: MSYSEKVLDHYENPRNVGSFEKDDSDVGTGMVGAPACGDVMKLQIKVNEEGVIEDARFKTYGCGSAIASSSLLTEWVKGKTLDQAKEIKNTDIAEELALPPVKVHCSVLAEDAIKAAIDDYMVKQDD, translated from the coding sequence ATGTCTTATAGCGAAAAGGTTTTGGATCACTACGAGAACCCCCGCAACGTCGGCTCCTTCGAGAAGGATGACAGTGATGTTGGTACCGGTATGGTCGGAGCGCCTGCCTGTGGTGATGTTATGAAGCTGCAGATCAAGGTCAATGAGGAGGGGGTGATCGAAGATGCCCGCTTTAAGACCTACGGTTGCGGTTCAGCCATTGCGTCAAGCTCGCTACTGACCGAGTGGGTCAAGGGTAAGACCCTCGATCAGGCCAAAGAGATAAAGAACACCGATATTGCTGAAGAGCTGGCACTGCCCCCCGTTAAGGTTCACTGCTCGGTCCTGGCTGAAGATGCAATCAAGGCAGCGATTGACGACTACATGGTTAAGCAGGACGATTAG
- a CDS encoding IscS subfamily cysteine desulfurase, producing MSELKLPIYLDYSATTPVDPRVADLMCSYLKPDGIFGNPASRSHTFGWKADEGVTKARADVAALINANPKEIVWTSGATESNNLAIKGVANFYKKKGNHIITCKTEHKAVLDTCRQLEREGCEITYLDPEENGLVDLEKLKAAMRDETILVSLMHVNNEIGVIQDIEAIGELTRERGIIFHVDAAQSAGKVPIDMEKLKVDLMSFSAHKIYGPKGIGALYVRRKPRIRLEAQIHGGGHERGMRSGTLATHQIVGMGEAFRIAKEEMASENERLMTLRNRLWDGFKDMEEVYLNGDETHRIAGNLNVSFNFVEGESLMMALKDLAVSSGSACTSASLEPSYVLRALGRNDELAHSSIRFTLGRFTTSEDVEYTIDLVREQVNKLRELSPLWEMFKDGVDLSKVQWAAH from the coding sequence ATGAGCGAATTGAAACTGCCTATCTATCTGGATTACAGCGCAACCACGCCGGTCGACCCGCGTGTTGCTGATTTAATGTGTAGCTACCTAAAGCCCGACGGCATCTTTGGTAACCCCGCATCGCGCTCTCACACATTCGGCTGGAAGGCTGATGAGGGGGTGACCAAGGCGCGTGCTGATGTGGCAGCGCTGATCAATGCCAATCCGAAGGAGATCGTCTGGACCTCGGGTGCAACCGAGTCAAATAACCTCGCGATCAAAGGCGTGGCCAACTTCTACAAAAAGAAGGGCAACCACATCATTACCTGCAAGACCGAACATAAGGCGGTACTCGATACCTGTCGTCAGCTTGAGCGTGAAGGGTGTGAAATCACCTATCTCGATCCAGAGGAGAATGGTCTGGTCGATCTTGAGAAGCTCAAGGCGGCCATGCGTGATGAAACCATTCTGGTCTCACTGATGCATGTTAATAACGAGATCGGCGTTATCCAGGATATCGAGGCGATCGGTGAACTGACCCGTGAGCGTGGGATCATCTTCCACGTCGATGCCGCGCAGAGCGCTGGCAAGGTGCCGATCGATATGGAGAAGCTCAAGGTCGACCTGATGTCCTTCTCTGCACACAAAATCTACGGACCCAAGGGTATCGGTGCGCTCTATGTGCGTCGTAAACCACGCATCCGTCTTGAGGCTCAGATTCACGGTGGTGGCCATGAGCGTGGCATGCGCTCTGGCACCCTGGCGACACACCAGATCGTCGGCATGGGTGAGGCGTTCCGTATCGCCAAGGAAGAGATGGCCTCTGAGAATGAGCGCCTGATGACGCTGCGTAATCGACTCTGGGACGGCTTCAAAGATATGGAAGAGGTCTACCTCAACGGTGATGAGACGCATCGTATTGCCGGCAATCTGAATGTCAGTTTCAACTTCGTTGAGGGTGAGTCACTGATGATGGCGCTGAAGGATCTCGCCGTCTCATCCGGTTCGGCCTGCACCTCCGCAAGCCTCGAGCCCTCCTATGTGCTGCGCGCACTGGGGCGTAATGATGAACTGGCACACAGCTCGATTCGTTTCACGCTGGGTCGCTTTACCACCAGTGAAGATGTTGAGTACACCATCGATCTGGTTCGCGAGCAGGTGAACAAGCTGCGCGAACTCTCTCCACTGTGGGAGATGTTCAAAGATGGTGTCGATCTTTCAAAAGTACAGTGGGCTGCCCACTAG
- a CDS encoding cysteine desulfurase family protein, with the protein MTLYLDHNATTPLDERVLEAMLPYLRGSCGNPSSRHLQGRLARSAIDQAREQVAALVNAHPGQVIFTSGGTEANNLAFKGMAERCSPGRIAVSAVEHPSVLEPAERLARHDWQIDSIGVDSDGRLRLEALERLLHQADLKLISIMLANNETGTIQDLNSIKETMAECGALLHSDAVQAVGKMEVDFRRLGVDLMTLSSHKIYGPKGAGALIADRSVGLEAQMDGGGQERGLRAGTENVAAIVGFGRAAELALSELQANSTHMLELRNYLESKLAEMSGVVCFAQQAERLPNTLFMSVAGVDGEMLLMQMDRHDTAISSGSACASGKTEPSHVLVAMGVDKGLARGAVRISLGKNSSREDVDSFCRLLAKVTDEMAQMGAMMANG; encoded by the coding sequence ATGACACTCTATCTGGACCATAACGCAACCACGCCGCTCGATGAGCGGGTGCTTGAAGCGATGCTCCCCTACCTACGGGGGAGTTGTGGCAACCCGTCGAGCCGTCACCTTCAAGGACGGTTGGCTCGAAGTGCAATCGATCAGGCGCGCGAGCAGGTAGCTGCACTGGTTAATGCCCATCCGGGGCAGGTGATCTTCACCTCCGGTGGGACCGAGGCGAATAACCTCGCGTTCAAGGGTATGGCGGAGAGATGCTCGCCGGGCAGGATTGCAGTCAGCGCAGTCGAGCATCCCTCGGTGCTGGAACCGGCTGAGCGGTTAGCGCGGCACGACTGGCAGATCGACAGCATCGGTGTTGATAGTGATGGTCGGCTCAGATTGGAAGCGCTAGAACGTCTATTGCATCAGGCCGATCTGAAACTGATCTCGATCATGTTGGCTAACAACGAGACCGGTACAATTCAGGATCTCAATTCCATCAAGGAGACGATGGCGGAGTGCGGCGCACTACTGCATAGCGATGCTGTGCAAGCAGTGGGCAAGATGGAGGTCGATTTCCGTCGACTGGGCGTTGATTTGATGACGCTCTCATCGCACAAGATCTACGGTCCCAAAGGGGCGGGTGCGTTGATCGCCGATCGCTCAGTGGGGCTTGAGGCACAGATGGATGGCGGTGGCCAGGAACGAGGGCTGCGCGCCGGCACAGAGAATGTGGCTGCAATTGTCGGTTTCGGCCGAGCAGCAGAGCTGGCTCTCAGTGAGCTTCAGGCCAACAGCACTCACATGCTGGAGCTGAGAAACTATCTGGAGTCGAAGCTGGCTGAGATGAGTGGAGTTGTCTGCTTTGCTCAGCAGGCGGAGCGACTACCCAATACGCTCTTCATGAGCGTGGCTGGGGTCGATGGCGAGATGCTGCTGATGCAGATGGATCGTCACGATACAGCGATTTCGAGTGGTTCGGCCTGCGCCAGTGGTAAGACCGAACCGAGCCATGTACTGGTGGCAATGGGGGTTGATAAGGGACTTGCGCGTGGCGCAGTTCGTATCAGCCTCGGAAAGAATAGTAGTCGTGAGGATGTCGATAGTTTCTGTCGGCTCCTGGCGAAGGTAACGGACGAGATGGCACAGATGGGCGCGATGATGGCCAACGGCTAA
- the iscR gene encoding Fe-S cluster assembly transcriptional regulator IscR: protein MRLTTKGRYAVTAMLDLALHYKDGPITLADISSRQGISLSYLEQLFSRLRKNGLVDSTRGPGGGYRLSRPAAEIAVASVISAVDETVDTTKCGGLGNCKDNEPCLTHDLWTDLSNQIHDFLSNISLGQLVERCNNSSETADQGEQRVAFNG, encoded by the coding sequence ATGAGGCTGACTACTAAAGGTCGTTATGCGGTGACGGCAATGCTCGATCTGGCCCTCCATTATAAAGATGGCCCGATCACGCTCGCCGATATCTCATCTCGGCAGGGTATTTCACTCTCCTATCTGGAGCAGCTCTTCTCACGCCTGCGTAAGAATGGCCTGGTAGATAGTACTCGTGGACCGGGTGGCGGTTATCGACTCAGCCGTCCTGCGGCAGAGATCGCTGTAGCATCGGTTATCAGTGCGGTTGATGAAACGGTTGATACCACCAAGTGTGGTGGTCTGGGTAACTGTAAGGACAATGAGCCTTGCCTGACCCACGATCTCTGGACCGATCTGAGTAACCAGATTCACGACTTCCTGAGCAACATCTCTCTTGGGCAGCTGGTTGAGCGTTGTAATAACAGCTCTGAGACTGCTGATCAGGGCGAGCAGCGAGTCGCATTTAACGGTTGA
- the cysE gene encoding serine O-acetyltransferase, giving the protein MFSRISEDIRCIFERDPAARNIFEILTTYPGLHAIIFHRISHGLWNLGLKWLARFLSGVARWFTGIEIHPGAQIGQRFFIDHGMGVVIGETAEIGNDCTLYHGVTLGGTSWQKGKRHPTLGNNVVVGAGAKILGPIEIGDGARIGSNAVALKAVPADATVVGVPGRIVTKKEAIIKDEKRQAIAEKMGFDAYGMPHDMPDPVAHAINCMLDHMHAMDDRLEGMCKSMKSLGAELSEMDLPEIDSCEISSAAERSEGDDGEAPIEKIDESKIVD; this is encoded by the coding sequence ATGTTCTCTCGTATTAGCGAAGATATCCGATGCATATTTGAACGCGATCCAGCTGCGCGCAATATCTTTGAAATACTGACCACCTATCCCGGTCTCCACGCCATCATTTTTCATCGCATTAGTCACGGTCTATGGAATCTTGGCCTGAAGTGGTTGGCGCGTTTCCTCTCCGGCGTTGCGCGTTGGTTCACCGGTATCGAGATCCATCCCGGCGCACAGATCGGACAACGTTTCTTTATTGACCACGGTATGGGCGTCGTAATCGGTGAGACTGCAGAAATCGGTAACGACTGCACCCTCTACCACGGCGTTACACTAGGCGGAACCAGCTGGCAGAAGGGTAAGCGCCACCCGACCCTGGGTAATAACGTGGTTGTAGGTGCAGGTGCAAAGATTCTTGGTCCCATTGAGATTGGTGATGGGGCCCGTATCGGTTCAAACGCGGTAGCGCTTAAGGCGGTCCCAGCCGATGCCACGGTCGTTGGTGTTCCGGGACGCATCGTGACGAAGAAAGAAGCAATCATTAAGGATGAAAAGCGTCAGGCCATAGCCGAGAAGATGGGCTTCGATGCCTACGGTATGCCACACGACATGCCTGATCCGGTCGCTCATGCGATCAACTGTATGCTCGATCATATGCATGCGATGGATGACCGTCTTGAAGGGATGTGTAAATCGATGAAGAGCCTGGGTGCAGAGCTCTCTGAGATGGATTTGCCCGAGATCGACTCGTGTGAAATAAGCAGCGCTGCTGAACGATCAGAAGGGGATGATGGTGAGGCTCCAATCGAGAAGATAGACGAGAGTAAAATAGTTGACTAA